A segment of the Sulfitobacter indolifex genome:
TTTCCCGCTTTTGGTGCTCAAGGGCGAAGGGATTGAGGGCATTGCCGAAGCGGTGATGGACCAAATCCCCGACTACCTCGAAGAGACAATCCCCGCCGCAATGGCCTTTCTGCGCGATGTCCTGCTGCCGCGGATCGTCGGCAAGCGGTTTGCGTCGCCCTATGAGTTGGAGCCGATCCTCGCCCCGTGGCGCGGCAACCGGATGGCCAAAGCCGTGGTGGAAATGGCTTTTTGGGACCTTTGGTCAAAGAGCCTCGGTCTTCCGCTCAAGGCGGCGCTTGGCGGGGTGCGCGATGCGGTGGATGTGGGTGTGAGCATCGGTATCGGCAGTATCGACGTGACGTTGGACCGCATCGCGGAAGCGCAGGCGGCGGGCTACAAACGCACCAAGCTGAAGATCGCCAAGGGCCATGATGTAGCGCTGCTCGACGCCACGCGCGCGCGCTACCCCGACATCAAGCTGACGGTCGACGCCAATACCGACTATGGTCTCGAAGACCTCGCCTTGCTGCGGCGGTTCGACGAATTCGACCTAGACTATATCGAACAACCGTTGGCCTTCGACGACATCCACGATCACGCGCAGGTGCAGGCCGCGCTTAAAACGGCGATCTGTCTTGATGAGAGCATCCGCAACGCCGTCGATGCCCGCAAGGCACTTGAGATGCGGGCGGCGCGGGTCATCAATATCAAGGTAGGCCGTGTCGGCGGTTTTGCCGCTGCCCGCGCGATCCATGACGTCAGCGCCGCCTTCGGCGCGCCGGTCTGGTGTGGTGGGATGCTGGAGGCCGGGATTGGTCGGGCGCATAACATCCATCTCGCTACGCTCGCGAATTTCACCAAACCAGGGGACACCTCCAGCGCCAGCCGCTATTTCAAACGCGACATCGTGAACGAACCGCTTGAGGCCGCCCATGGCGAAATGCCGGTGCCAAACAATGGCGCGGGGATCGGGGTCACGCTGGATCGGGACTACATGAAGACCGTCACCAGCCATTTCGAGATGATCTGCCCATGACTGCCGTGAAGACCGAGGTTGAACTACGTGAACTAGACGGAGTGGCCGAACTCAAACGCGCTGAGGATTTCCAGCGCGCCGTTTGGGGCGCGGATGACCCGGCGGATAATTCCGACCTGATGCTTGCGATCCAGCACGAAGGCGGATTGGTCGCCGGCGCCTTTGTTGAAGGGCGGATGCTTGGGTTTCTCTTTGGCTTTCCAACCAAGGATCCGCAGGTGCAGCATTCCCACCGCCTCGCCGTCCACCCCGACAGCCGGGGGATGGGGCTGGGCGCACGCCTGAAATGGTATCAACGCGACTGGTGTCTGGCGCGCGGGATCACCTCAGTCCGTTGGACATTCGACCCCCTGCGTCGCATCAACGCGAACCTCAACATCGCGCGACTTGGTGCTACGGCGGACGTTTACCTGCCAGATTACTATGGCAAAATGGAGGGCATCAACGCAGGTGTGGCCTCAGACCGTATCGTGGCCGAGTGGGCATTAGACAGCGAGCGGGTGGAAGACGTAGCTGAAGGCCCGCGCTCGGAAACTAAAATGCACTGTTACCCGCTGCACATCGCAATCCCAAAGGATCTGGATGCCTTGCTCGCGATTGACCTCAACCGCGCCATTGCCGAAAGACAGCGCGTTCGCGAGGAGATGACCGCCGCATTCATCGCAGGCTACCGAGTAACTGGGTTCGATACAGCCAGCAGCGCTTATGGGCTTTCCAAGCCGTAAGCCTCACTGTGGGATTGCTAACTTTTTACTGTGTGGGTAGTCGCATAGTAACCGTTCGCTGAAGGCCTTGGGCGCATCGTATTAAGCCGCCCCGATTTACCCGAAATTGTTTAGCTCTTCTTGCGCGACGTTTTAGAATTTGTTCATGGTTGCATAGACTTGGGACTGAGGGGTTTTTGTGGCCGAGGTCAAGAGGCCCTGAGTTTACAGAATCAGCAACGCCCGTTTCAATGGTCTGTCCCTAATTGGCAGGTAGAAGAACCCGCGTATTCTTCACGCCTTAGGTCTTCTAATTGAAACGGAGTTCCGTAGAAATATTCGAGATGGCCGCGCCTAATAATGCCGATGACAATCAGTGCATCCTGTTGTTGCGCTATATCGGCAATCCGGCAGACGAATGCACGGTCCCAAGTCTGCTGCGCGCGCACAAAGCGGTCGGAGTTGGGATCATCAGCTAATTTCGCTTTGAGGTCTTCTCCGGCAAAGCCGGTGATCCAGGACAGGTATTCGCGAAAGGCGGGCGTTGCGGGCAGGGCCGGGGTCAACCCTTCGCGTTTGTCGACGGCCATCGCCCGGACTGTCAGTGCTTAAGGCCGGCTCAACTATCCCTGTCCGCAGATACTTCTTGATCGTGTTCCGAGACACCCCTGTCCGGCGCGCAATCTCGCGGATGGGCATCTTGTCTCGCAGAGCCCACTTTCGAATAATCCTCAGAAATCCCATGTCTAACACTCCAATAGCTCCCAGCTGATTCAAGCAGGGGCAAGGTTGCACATGGGTCAATTCTCAATGACAATTTGGGGGTGCGGACGAAAACTTGGACTGTTTTCACGGTATAAGGCCGAGGCTTTTACGGTACTCGATTGGGCTTCTGCCACCAAGGGACATCTTGATGCGCGTTTCGTTATACCAACGGATGTAGGCGTCAACCTCGTCGATAAACTGGGCCACGGTGAAGGCTCGCCAATCGCGAGGATAGAAGAACTCAGTCTTCAGGCGTCCGAAGAAGCCTTCACATGCGGCATTGTCTTGCGAGCTCGCCTTTCGTGACATCGAGCGAACGAGCTTCGCTGCGTCGATACGTTCCAGCCAGGCCAGCGATAGTGGCCTCCGCGGTCGCTGTGGACGATGGGCCGCGCTTCGCTGTCAGCGATGGTCTCTACTGCTGCATCAAGCATGGTATTTACGAGGTCGGCATCCGGTCTGGTCCCTATGGTCCAACTTATGACGAGGCCGTCGAAGCAATCAATGATCGGGGAAAGATAGACTTTACCTGCTCGGATGTGGAACTCAGTGATTGAAGTGGTCCTGCTTTTTAGGACAGGTTCGCGGCTCAGCTAAGATGTAATCTGGTTGGTTTCATGCGGCCTTCTGCGTCCGTTCTGTTGTGAAGAATGCGTCGTCGGGTGATCGTTTGTCGAGAGCGGTGTGAGGCCGCTCGATGTTGTAGAAGCTGATCCAATCTTTGATAACGCGTTTGGCTTGGAACCCGTCCTGCAATTCATGCAAGTATACGGCCTCCTGTTTGAGGGATCGCCACAGCCGTTCGATGAAGATGTTGTCGAGATAACGGCCACGCCCATCCATCGATATCTTGATGTCAGCGTCAGTCAAAGTGGTGATCCAGGCTGAACCTGTGAACTGCGATCCTTGATCGGTATTCATTATTTCGGGTTTACCATATCCGGCGATGGCTTCTTTCAAGGCTTCGACACAGAAGCTGGCATCCAACGTGTTCGATAGCCGCCACGCCAGCACCTTGCGCGTCGCCCAGTCCATGATCGCCACCAGATATAAGAAGCCACGTCGCACGGGGATGTAGGTAATGTCACTGCACCAAACATGATTGGGTCGCGTGACCGGCAGCTTTCTCAGCAGGTAGGGATAAATGCGATGCTGAGGATGCTTCTTGCTGGTGTTCGGGCCTTTGTAGATGGCCTGTAGCCCCATGATACCCATCAAGCGGCGCACACGATGCCGACCTGCATGGAACCCGTTTCTGGGCAAATAAGCTGCGATCTGGCGGCTGCCAAAAAACGGGTATTTGGTGAACACCCGATCAATCTCGTTCATCAATTCCAGCGTCTCAGCATTCACACCGACCGGCGTATAATAAAGCGACGACCGGCTAATATTCAGCAACTTGCATTGCTTGGTCAGGCTCAGGTCTGTGCGGTCAGCGTTGATCAGCGCCTTGCGTTCGGTCGGGCTCATCGCTTTAGCCCTTGTGACAAAAAATCGTTTTCGACCGCCAGCTTTCCGATCTTGGCGTGAAGCTCTTTGACCTCAGCTTCGTTAACTTCGGCCCGCCGGACCTTATCGGAAAATACCCCGGTCAGCCCATCAATGGCCTGTCGCTTCCAAGTCGTCACCTGCGTTGGATGAACCTTGTGCTTCGCTGCAATCTCTTGCGCGGTCTTGTCACCACGTAGCGCCTCGAGTGCCACAGAAGCTTTGAACTTGTCTGAAAAACTGCGTCTCTTCGTCATTTGTGTATCCTGTCTTCAAGGTTGGATACATCTTAGCACGCTGTCCAGTTTTGCCGGACCACTTCAGATATCGGTTAGCCATTTCTCATTTGGCGCTGCCGCCTGGAATTCCCGGTTGATGATATTCTCCGGTGCAGGGCGCTCTTCTTGCGTTTCATCATGGCAGGAGCCTCCGGGCCAAGGATCTGAGTTTTCCAAGCATAGAGCGTCGGCCGACTAACTCCGAACTTTTTGGCCAAAGCCTGGGCACTTTCTTGACGGCTATATAGCCCGACCACAGCAGCCTGCTTCACGGCGTCAGAGTGATTTCCTGGGCCATATGTCGCATTGGAGGTCGTCTTCGTGTCAGGAAAGGCCTCGCGCACCCAAGCCGTCATTGTGGCTCGGCCTGGATAGCCTAAAGCACGCAGCGTCCATGAGATGCAGCGGCCATGGGTTGCATAATGCTCTAACGCCACCTGTTTCTGTGCCGTCGAAAACTTAGGCGTGCGCGGCGCCGATCGTATCGGCAAATCCTGCAGACGTTGGTATTCTCGATGCCACCCTTTAAGGGCGTTCTTCGTTGGATACCCCAACTCACGGATGGTGGCCTGCGCGCGCTTGCCGAGCTTGATATAAAGCTTAACCGCGCGCAGTCGTTCTTCGTAGCTGTACATGGACTATCTCCAAGATAGTCCAACTTTTCGTCCGCACCCCCCCCCCGGCTCACTTCCGCGTGGAAATCTACACTGTTCCAAAGCGGCGCGATCAGCTAATCCTGCTGAACTACCGTGTGGGTAGAGTTAGGGGGTTACCTAAACCGAACCTATTAGGCGGCCGATCAATCGCACTCGGTGCTCACCATGGTCTCATCTGGCACCTGCGTGTTGCAATAGAACCCTGCGTCAAGGTCGGTGTCGATCAGAATAGCATCTTCAAAAACAGCGGCCTTCAGAACCGTGTTCTCGAACGACACGTTGATGAGCTTGGCACCGGTAAAGCTCGCGCCCGTCAGATCGGCAGAGTCAAAGGAAACATTCTCAAGGGTTGCCTGGTCAAACAGCGAAAGGTTGAGACCTGCTTCCGAGAAGTCCACATCTCTTAATTGAGCTTCGGTCAGGTCTATCCCAGTCAACTTCCGACCCGTAAGGTCCAACTGTTCGAAGGTACAGCCGGGGCATCTCCCGAGCATGCGTAATTGCTTCTCCTGCTCCGGTTCCTGCCCGGTCGCGGACGTGCCAAAGAGCAGAGCGACAGTCAGAAGCACGCCGAGGCGACTTGTCCGAAACGCAAGATTTTTCAAAAAGTACCGCCTGAGCCCATAAGGCCTTTAAAAATCAAAAAGTTCGCTCAAGAAGCCTTCGCGCCGCTTCTTTTTATAGGGCCTGCCATGACCGTGATCTTGTCCCGAGCTGCGCAAGGAGGCGACATCACGGGGTGCAGGTTCGGGACCCGAACGTTCAATGATCTTGTCTAGCTCGCCTCGGTCCAGCCAAACCCCACGACATTGGGGGCAATAGTCAATTTCAACACCGGAGCGGTCTGTCATCACCAGTTGGGTTCCATCGATTGGGCACTGCATCGGTTAAGCCTCCTTCGTTCTGAGTTAATTTGGTACCTTCTATGCAAACTGCAACCTCTCCAGGATGATTATTGCCAGAACCGCCGTGTGCTTTGATTGGATGGGACGGAGCAAGCCAAGTTCCAGATGGTCATATAAAGTGGAGTGCATGCCTGCTCTCCGGGTGCGAGCTAGATCACGCGTGGTTTGGGGGATCTAGCTGCGCAGCATCCCAACGATCAGATGAAGCGGCCTCTTTCAAAAAAGCTATAACAGCCTCGGGCAGATAGGGTTTAGCAATAAATGTCGTGCCGGTAGGAAGACTGTTTGCCGCAACATTTGAGGCTCCGGATGCGACAATGATCGCAATGTGGGGCCATCTGCGGCGCACAATCTTTGCCAGTTCTAAACCGTTTAGTGGGCCAGGCATCTCAATATTTGTGAACATGATGCCTATGTCATTATGCGATGTGAGAACTGTGAACGCTTTGGTCGAATGTGCAGCAGCGTATCCCGAGAGGCCCGCATCCTCCACAAGGCCCATGGCCGCGAAACGCAAAAAAGGATCAGCTTCTACGACGAGAACGCCGCATGCATCACTAATGATCATATTAGAGATATCCCTATGCGCTGAGATTTATATAGTACGCTAAACTAAACATTCATTGCTAGATAAGCGTTCCATGAATTTTCAGTTGACCTGCCCCCTTCCTCACTAAAGCCATTTTCCCGACAAATATTTAACAACATTTAGTATCCTTGGGATTCTTTCCTCCACGCTAGGAGGATGGTTAAGTAGCAATGGCTCGCATCCCTAAAAAATGCACTTGTCCGAGGAAGGTGTACCTATGAAAAAACATACGCACAGCGCCTCTCCTGCAAGTTGTCCGAACGAACATCTTAAAGGTCGAGATGCTCCGGTAAATAGCGTACCGCATGCCATAGCGATCGAAACTATGGAAACGGCGTTGGCAGCTGCTCGGATAGCCGTGTTTGAGCTTGATCTGGTTACAGACACCTCGAATGTCTCAGCAAATTGGCGTGATCTCATGGATGTCGGCCCATCCGACGGCGTCGACTTTCAAACTGAATGGCGAAAGAGGATCCACCCTGACGACGAAGTGCTTATCGAACGCGCATTGGCTGACTACGTAAATGGCCAAGCCCCCTGCGTGGCAGTAGAATATCGGCTACGTTCACGTAATGGGTTGGACTGGCTCTGGATGCGTACAGATGCCGAAGCAACTGAGTGGGATGTTCAGGGGAATGCTCTCAACTTGGTCGGGACACAACGCGATATTACAGACCGAAAACGCGCTGAGCTAGCAATGCAGGGTAGCGAAGAACAATTTAGGTCTCTGATGAACAATGCCCCCATCGGAACAGCCTTGGTTTCTTTGGAGGGTAAATGGCTGGCGACAAATGCAGCAATGACTGCCTTCCTTGGCTATTCGGAAGAAGAACTGAGAAGCACAGATTTCCAGTCCATAACGCATGAGGACGATCTGGAAAGTTGCCTTTTGAAAGTCCAAAAACTTTTAAGTGGTGAAATTGACGCTTTCGAACTCGATAAAAGGTATGTGCGCCCCGATGGAGAGATCGTTTGGGGGCATCTCTGCGTGGTTCTTGTGCGGAGCGATGATGGCCAACCTTTGCACTACATAACTCAGGTCTTAGACATAACCGAGACTCAGAAGTTGGATTTCCTCAGGAACGAGTTCATGTCCATTATTGCTCATGAATTACGCACGCCCGTGACGGCAGTCGTAGGAGCGCTGGATATGCTCGACGTCGTTTGTCCCAATGGTCCAATAGAAAAAGTGCAGCAGCTTGTAAAAATTGCCAAACGCGGCGGTGACCGGTTGCGCACAGCGTTGGAAGATCTACTCGACTTCGAACAAGTGTCAGGCGGAGCTTTATCTCTCAACTTGACTCAGACAAATATTATCGAAATTTTAGGAGAGGCGCTGCTGAAGTGCCAACCCGTCATGGATCAGCATAAAAGTTCAGCCCGCATGATCCTACAGGAAAGCGAGATCTTCTGGAAATGCGATCCGGTTCTGTTGGATAAAGCGCTTAGGCACCTGCTCTCAAATGCGGCTAAATTTTCTCCTGATGATACTGAGGTTCGGGTTATAATCGCGAGGGATACAAGCCAATTAAGCATCCGTGTAAAAGATTCAGGCCCCGGAATTCCCGATAATCTTCAGGAGAAGATATTTCAGCCTTTCTGGCAACAAGACACATCTGACACAAGGGAGCAGCAGGGTATCGGCCTCGGGCTGACCATTTCCCGCCAGGCGATCAGAAAAATGGGCGGTGAGCTTTCAAGCGAGGCCTGTGGTGGGGCTGGGGCTGAGTTTCTCATCACGCTTCCTGCCTGTCCTTCGCAATGAATTTACCTCAGCGAGGAGGGTGACGGGAAGTACCGCCACTTTCGCCCTCTCTGCTTCAAAAGGACCCGCCGAAGAAGTGGTGGATCGCAACGTAAAGAGTAAAGGTGCACAGAACTGCCATAGAGGGCATCACGGCCCAGATAAATAGCCGTCGCTGCTTAATCTTATCGCGCTTTTCTTCCTTCTCTAGCTCATCTAGACGCATCGTGTTCTCCGTAGATCAGCAAACAGCGCACAAGGCCGCTTCGCCAAAAAGTTTCTATCTCGTGGAAGGCAATTTCTTGGGGGGAGGCCTCACCAAGTATGACAGGCGCCTCTCACACCAATTCTCTCCAGAACGACGGAGACAGAAGCACAAAGACTGTCAGCATCTCTAGCCGACCAGCGTACATGCCAAAGGACAGCAGCCATTTTGCCCCATCGGGTAGCGAGGAGAAGTTGCCTGCCGGGCCTATGATGTTGCCTAGACCGGGCCCGACATTAGCCACTGCGGTGAGGGCGCCGCTAATCGAGGTCGTCATGTCCAAACCGAATGAGTTAAGGGCCACTGCGAGGCCCATTACTGTAGCAGCATAGAGGGTGAAGAAGGTCATTACCCCGTTGATAACATCATATTCGACCACCCGTCCCTCGTAGCGAGTTGGAAAAACTCCATGAGGCTGATGAATATGCCGCATCTGGGCGTATACGCTGCGGATCACGACCACCCATCGCATCATTTTTCCGCCTCCCGATGTAGAGCCCGTGCATCCACCCAGGGCCGTGAGGCATAAAAAGGTAGTCGCTGCAAAGGGTCCCCAAAGCGTATAGTCGGTTGTCGCAAATCCTGTGGTGGTTACAACCGAGACGACATTGAAAGCCACCAGCCGCAGGGTCTCAAGAAGCGGTGTGGGTGTTGTAATGACACGCCATAGTGTCAGGATGAAAATCGCCGATGACAGAGAGATGAGCAGGGCGCGAATCTGTTCGCTACGGAAGGCGCCCCTTGTCAGCACGCGGATATACCACGCGAACGGCAGGGCCGCTGTCAGCATAAAAAACGTTCCCATCCATTGCAGGTAAGCGCTTTCGAAAAGGCCGAATGAGGAATCTGAGGTAGAGTAGCCGCCGGATGATACGGTCGTGAAGGCGTGTACGAGCGCTTCAAATCCGGTCATGCCGCCGGAAAGGTAGGCGATGGCGCAAATGAAGGTCAGGGCAAGATAAATCCAGACCGTTGCTGAAGCAAACCGAGCGGCACTGGCGAGTGCCTTCTCCCCTTTTTCTGAGCTTTCTGTTTGATAAAGCTGCATGCCACCAACGCGCATGATTGGCAGCAGAGCTATGCCTGCGACAATGAAACCGACCCCGCCGATCCATTGAAGCAGTGCCCGCCAAAGCAAGATGCCGTGATCCGTGTTGTCGAGACCCGTCATTACGGTTGAGCCGGTGGTGGTAATCCCCGACATGGATTCAAAGAACGCGTCGGAAAAAGACAGCCCCCAAAGCCACAGAGGAAGGCCCCCTGCCAAAGCCGCGACGAACCATGCGCTGCCGGTGAGAAGGAAGGAATGCCGACGGTCCAATCCTGGGCTGCGACCCATAGCGCTGACACAAACACCACCCCCAATGGACATGGTGATCAACGCTGCCTCGAAGAATACCACCCGCGTTGCGGGGAAGATGAGCGCATCGAAGGCCATTAGAACGCCAAGGCCGAGCAAAAGTAGGCCGTTGATGAATACCACGATTGCCATGCCGCCCTAGCTCTCGCGGAACCGGTAGCCGATGCCGGGCTCGGTAAATATCCAGACGGGGTCCGTCGCTTCGTCGCCAAGTTTGGTGCGCAGCTGCCGGATAAATACCCGTAGATACTGGCTGTCTTCGGCGTGAGCCGCGCCCCAGACCTTTTCGAGCGCCATGCGCTGTGTCACCAGCCGACCGGGATGGGAGGCAAGAAGCCAGAGCAATTGAAACTCTTTGGGCGTCAAACTGAGGGCCTGGGTGTCCAAATGTGCTGAATGTGCAGCGACATCTAGAATAAGTCCGCCAATCTCAATCCGGGAAATGTCCTGCTGTTCGGTGCCACGGTCCCGAAGCAAGGCGCGCAACCGCGCAAGCAATTCGCGCGTACCAAAGGGTTTCGCCACATAGTCCTGCGCCCCAAGGTCGAGCGCTGCCACTTTTTCAGTCTCATCGGCGCGCACTGACAGAACAAGAACCGGCAGATTTGACCAAGTACGAATGTCTCGTAGCACATCTTTTCCGTCCCGATCCGGCAGCCCAAGATCAAGAACCAGCAGATCCGGCGCACCTGTGGCGGCCTGCACGATAGCCTCCCGGCCGGTTGCGGCCTCAAGAACAGTATGCCCCTCGGATTCCAGCGCGATCCGCAAAAAGCGTCGGATCTGATCTTCGTCGTCAATAACAAGAATACGGGCCATCAGACCCCCTGACCGGCGATCGGCAGGCGAAAGACGATTGTCGTCCCGCTTTCGTCTGGGTTGGTTGCCTGAACATAGATGTCACCGCCATGCGCATCGACGATGCCGCGCGCGATCGCGAGGCCAAGGCCCGTCCCGGCGCGCTGCGTATCGCCCGCCGTCACGCGGTAAAACATCTCAAAAACGTCGCTGCGTGCCTGCGCCGGTATGCCAGGCCCCTGATCACTGATTGCAAGTTTCAACCAAGTGCTTTCCGCGTGCCCGGATAACAAAATTTCAGAATTATCCGGTGCATACTTGGCGGCATTGTCCAGCACATTGACCAAGAGCTGTTCGATCAGGATGGGATCAACATCAATTAACGGCATGCTGTCGGGCAGGCTTAGTACAATCTTGTAGGGGGCGAGATTACTGCGGAGCCGCCGCCGGGCATTTCCGATAATCTCGAGCAAATCGGAGGCCACGCATCGAGGCCGAAGCGCTCCATGGCTCAGACGTGTCATGTCCAGAAGGTTCTGCACATAGCGGTCCAGACGCTCGCCTTCCTCCCGGATCGTCTCGGCCAAGTCTTGGCGCATTGGTTCAGTGTAGCGGTCGCCCCCTTCTGCTAAAGTAGATGCAGCACCGATAATGCTGACCAAAGGCGTTCGCAGATCATGGCTGACTGATGATAAAAGTGCCGAGCGCAATTTTTCAGTTTCCGTCGCGAGGCGGGCAGCTTCGAGCGTTTCCGTGAGATCAGTACGTTCAAAAGCCAATGCCAACTGGCTTGCAAAAGCTTCCAGCAGACGTCGATCATCGCGTTCGATGGCTCTAGACCGAATACCAAGCGCAGCCAATGTTTCTTCGCCAGCACGCACAGGTAAGATCAACCACTCGGGGGAAATTGCTGAATTGCTGGCGACAATGACAGGCTCCCCAGAGGCAATCGTTCGGCCGCAGGCCTCTTTGATACCCTCGTTCTCAACCGCTAATGCCGGGCTGTAAGCAATCTTTTCGACAGCATCTGCAAAAGTGCGAAACAGCGCCACCTCCACGCCCATTGTGGCGGTGACATGATCCACTGCGGCGTGCGCCACAGCCTGCGACGAAGGCGCACGCGCAATCTGCTGAGCGAACTCATGAAGGATCGTGATACGCTCCACACTCCCACGTAGCGCCATGGCGCGGGTCCGAAGTCGCGCAGCCAAACTGCCGGTGACAATGGAGGCCAGAAGAAACAAGCCAAGGGTTACCAAATCAGCTTCTTGTAGGACACGGAATGTGAAGCGTGGCTCAGTGAAGAAGTAATTGTATGCAGCGAACCCAGCAAAGGATGCCAGGATTGAAGGCCCGGGACCGCCGAACGATGCAACAACAACGACACCAGCCATGAAGACAAGAGTTAACTCGCCAACTGGTAAGGTGGCTTCCAGCACCCTGGCTGCAAACGTGACCATAACCATCACTAGACAGGCGCCCAGATAGCTGCGGCTTCCTGCATGCGTCCGTGCACGGTGAAGTCTGAATATCGGCATTTGGCGAGGACGGTTGATTGGGTTTACCTCAGAAATCACAGCATCTTGGAGCATTCAGCGCTACTTTTGCATCGAGAGCACGTAAAGACGCTATGCTTGTTTTCACTAGCTCGTATAAAAAAAGCATAAAAGTTAGGGCTGCGCGTTGATTAGGAGCGATCGCTGGAGTTGCAGACAGAAGCAGTGATTTCTGGCGATAGTTATCGGTTTTCTCAAGAGCCGCCTTGGGTCCCCGTTGGACGTGAGCTTCAATGGGGACAAGCATGCTGGAGCAGCAATACGAGGTCTAGTTGAGCACGATCAATGATAAGGAATTCAATCCGTTAAGAACGGAGATTTCCAACTAGGTAGGCCAATGTCTTGGGTGGGTGAAAGCAGATTACGGCTAAGTGAAGAGAGGGGCAGTCAGGAGCGATTTACGTGTTTCTAGTGGATCGCGCCCTAGATGCCCGGAGGCCTGAACTTAAGAGCCGCATGCAATGACAGAAAAATTTATTAATTTACCATTCTGAAGTATGGAGCTCGATACGCATTCTCCATGCCAGAGTTCCGGCAAAAGCCCATATCCATGTTGCTTGTTCCGTCAATTTGGCCGTAGGAAATGAACGATGCCCCCTTAACTCCATCTGCATTAGCAGAAAAGGTAATGTCCCCCATCGCCAAGACTTGTCCATTGTAGACGCTCAGAGAGGAGGCGACCTTGAAACCTCCGAGGGTCATCAGCGAAGCACCGCCACCTTCTGTGCAATCATCATCACGGCCAATCTGTAAGCCTTGAGGGGAGTTTAAGGATGTTGCTCCCTCATGAGTTGTTGCGATCACCACATCTTCCAAGACAACACCATTAGAAAACTTGATCTCGCAATCGGAAATGAAAACAAATTCACTGTAGAGACCAGCGTCCATGGTGATAGAGCCAGAACCACCACAAATCATACGATTCACTGCATTTTGTTTGAAGTGATAAGAGTTCAGTGAGTTGGTGTTTCCCTTCGGTTCTGGTTCCCCTGGCGGGAGACCGGGGAATTCTCTTAGATCGATGTCGTAGTAATAGCTAGGGCTGACATACGGCGGCAGATGCTCAGCTTCTGCCGTCCAGAAGCTATCGA
Coding sequences within it:
- the menC gene encoding o-succinylbenzoate synthase, which codes for MSQPNTNPAFTGGGILIEAAELHIVSLPLITPFVISNQTLTDKTFPLLVLKGEGIEGIAEAVMDQIPDYLEETIPAAMAFLRDVLLPRIVGKRFASPYELEPILAPWRGNRMAKAVVEMAFWDLWSKSLGLPLKAALGGVRDAVDVGVSIGIGSIDVTLDRIAEAQAAGYKRTKLKIAKGHDVALLDATRARYPDIKLTVDANTDYGLEDLALLRRFDEFDLDYIEQPLAFDDIHDHAQVQAALKTAICLDESIRNAVDARKALEMRAARVINIKVGRVGGFAAARAIHDVSAAFGAPVWCGGMLEAGIGRAHNIHLATLANFTKPGDTSSASRYFKRDIVNEPLEAAHGEMPVPNNGAGIGVTLDRDYMKTVTSHFEMICP
- a CDS encoding GNAT family N-acetyltransferase — translated: MTAVKTEVELRELDGVAELKRAEDFQRAVWGADDPADNSDLMLAIQHEGGLVAGAFVEGRMLGFLFGFPTKDPQVQHSHRLAVHPDSRGMGLGARLKWYQRDWCLARGITSVRWTFDPLRRINANLNIARLGATADVYLPDYYGKMEGINAGVASDRIVAEWALDSERVEDVAEGPRSETKMHCYPLHIAIPKDLDALLAIDLNRAIAERQRVREEMTAAFIAGYRVTGFDTASSAYGLSKP
- a CDS encoding ChaN family lipoprotein encodes the protein MAVDKREGLTPALPATPAFREYLSWITGFAGEDLKAKLADDPNSDRFVRAQQTWDRAFVCRIADIAQQQDALIVIGIIRRGHLEYFYGTPFQLEDLRREEYAGSSTCQLGTDH
- a CDS encoding IS3 family transposase (programmed frameshift), whose amino-acid sequence is MTKRRSFSDKFKASVALEALRGDKTAQEIAAKHKVHPTQVTTWKRQAIDGLTGVFSDKVRRAEVNEAEVKELHAKIGKLAVENGFFVTRAKAMSPTERKALINADRTDLSLTKQCKLLNISRSSLYYTPVGVNAETLELMNEIDRVFTKYPFFGSRQIAAYLPRNGFHAGRHRVRRLMGIMGLQAIYKGPNTSKKHPQHRIYPYLLRKLPVTRPNHVWCSDITYIPVRRGFLYLVAIMDWATRKVLAWRLSNTLDASFCVEALKEAIAGYGKPEIMNTDQGSQFTGSAWITTLTDADIKISMDGRGRYLDNIFIERLWRSLKQEAVYLHELQDGFQAKRVIKDWISFYNIERPHTALDKRSPDDAFFTTERTQKAA
- a CDS encoding pentapeptide repeat-containing protein, which encodes MKNLAFRTSRLGVLLTVALLFGTSATGQEPEQEKQLRMLGRCPGCTFEQLDLTGRKLTGIDLTEAQLRDVDFSEAGLNLSLFDQATLENVSFDSADLTGASFTGAKLINVSFENTVLKAAVFEDAILIDTDLDAGFYCNTQVPDETMVSTECD
- a CDS encoding TFIIB-type zinc ribbon-containing protein; the protein is MQCPIDGTQLVMTDRSGVEIDYCPQCRGVWLDRGELDKIIERSGPEPAPRDVASLRSSGQDHGHGRPYKKKRREGFLSELFDF
- a CDS encoding response regulator codes for the protein MIISDACGVLVVEADPFLRFAAMGLVEDAGLSGYAAAHSTKAFTVLTSHNDIGIMFTNIEMPGPLNGLELAKIVRRRWPHIAIIVASGASNVAANSLPTGTTFIAKPYLPEAVIAFLKEAASSDRWDAAQLDPPNHA
- a CDS encoding PAS domain-containing sensor histidine kinase; translation: MKKHTHSASPASCPNEHLKGRDAPVNSVPHAIAIETMETALAAARIAVFELDLVTDTSNVSANWRDLMDVGPSDGVDFQTEWRKRIHPDDEVLIERALADYVNGQAPCVAVEYRLRSRNGLDWLWMRTDAEATEWDVQGNALNLVGTQRDITDRKRAELAMQGSEEQFRSLMNNAPIGTALVSLEGKWLATNAAMTAFLGYSEEELRSTDFQSITHEDDLESCLLKVQKLLSGEIDAFELDKRYVRPDGEIVWGHLCVVLVRSDDGQPLHYITQVLDITETQKLDFLRNEFMSIIAHELRTPVTAVVGALDMLDVVCPNGPIEKVQQLVKIAKRGGDRLRTALEDLLDFEQVSGGALSLNLTQTNIIEILGEALLKCQPVMDQHKSSARMILQESEIFWKCDPVLLDKALRHLLSNAAKFSPDDTEVRVIIARDTSQLSIRVKDSGPGIPDNLQEKIFQPFWQQDTSDTREQQGIGLGLTISRQAIRKMGGELSSEACGGAGAEFLITLPACPSQ